In the Peptoclostridium acidaminophilum DSM 3953 genome, one interval contains:
- the secD gene encoding protein translocase subunit SecD, with amino-acid sequence MKNRGIAGFLALVVIIAFGVYTALSGFSAGGINIAPLGNQVKQGLDLKGGVYVVYEAQTDAKGEELKKIIDQTIEVFRRRIDTLGLTEPVIVKEGEKRIRIELPGVKNANDALEMIGKTAQLKFALQDGTVIVTGKNVKKSEVVIDQQSKEPLVALEFDAEGAKAFADATEQLAPTQSPIFIVLDNEVISSPVVNEKIPNGQATITGNFTVESASELANLIRAGALPVDFKEIQTSTITATLGENALKMSLLGAKVGIAILIVYMMAFYKLPGLVAAVALAAYGLIVGYSFVGMNATLTLPGIAALILSMGMAVDANVIIFERIKEEIGKGKSLRVAIDAGFSRAMTTIIDSNVTTFIAGVVLYNFGTGPIKGFAVMLMLGIVASMFTAVVVSKLLLKTLANAGFLKNNKLFGA; translated from the coding sequence ATGAAAAACAGAGGAATTGCCGGATTTTTAGCTTTGGTAGTAATAATAGCGTTTGGAGTATATACGGCTCTGAGCGGATTCAGCGCCGGAGGTATTAATATAGCGCCGCTGGGCAATCAGGTAAAACAGGGACTCGACCTTAAAGGCGGAGTATATGTTGTGTATGAGGCCCAGACAGACGCCAAGGGAGAAGAACTCAAGAAGATAATAGACCAGACAATAGAAGTCTTCAGAAGGCGTATAGATACACTTGGCCTTACGGAGCCTGTGATAGTAAAAGAAGGCGAAAAGAGAATCAGGATAGAGCTTCCGGGAGTTAAGAATGCAAACGACGCACTTGAGATGATAGGCAAGACAGCCCAGCTTAAGTTTGCGCTTCAGGACGGAACTGTAATAGTCACAGGAAAGAATGTCAAAAAATCAGAGGTTGTAATTGACCAGCAGAGCAAGGAGCCGCTTGTTGCCCTTGAATTCGACGCTGAAGGTGCAAAGGCCTTTGCTGATGCAACCGAGCAACTTGCCCCTACACAGTCACCAATATTCATAGTGCTTGACAATGAAGTAATATCAAGCCCTGTCGTTAACGAGAAGATACCTAACGGACAAGCTACAATAACAGGCAATTTCACGGTGGAGAGTGCCTCGGAGCTGGCAAACCTCATACGTGCAGGAGCGCTGCCTGTTGACTTTAAGGAGATACAGACCTCTACGATAACCGCAACACTAGGTGAAAATGCCCTCAAGATGAGCCTTTTAGGTGCAAAGGTCGGCATAGCCATACTTATAGTGTATATGATGGCCTTCTATAAACTGCCAGGACTAGTTGCAGCCGTAGCGCTTGCTGCATACGGACTCATTGTAGGCTATTCTTTTGTCGGAATGAATGCCACACTGACTCTTCCAGGAATAGCGGCACTGATTCTTTCGATGGGAATGGCTGTAGATGCCAACGTAATAATATTCGAGAGAATAAAAGAGGAAATAGGAAAAGGCAAATCGCTAAGAGTGGCTATAGATGCGGGATTTTCAAGGGCTATGACGACAATAATAGACAGCAACGTCACCACATTTATAGCGGGAGTCGTGCTTTACAATTTCGGAACCGGCCCTATAAAGGGATTTGCAGTAATGCTAATGCTTGGTATTGTAGCTTCTATGTTTACTGCTGTTGTAGTATCTAAGCTTCTGCTCAAAACACTGGCCAATGCAGGATTTCTAAAAAACAACAAACTGTTCGGGGCTTAG
- the scfB gene encoding thioether cross-link-forming SCIFF peptide maturase gives MQLVHKFSLKGVNVALDVNSGAVHVVDNIVYEVLDYFGEKSIEQIIDILGEKYASEDIVQAYGEIDELKEQGLLYSQDTYEHNETFVNRKPVVKAMCLNVAHDCNLKCVYCFASQGDFGGERKLMPLEVGKKALEYLVANSGSRRNLEVDFFGGEPLMNWDVVKALVAYGNEIAEPKDKNFRFTITTNGILLDDEKIDFINKYMKNVVLSLDGRKDINDNMRITWNDKGSYDTIVPKFKKLVESRGEKEYFIRGTFTRHNLDFAKDVEHFASEGFNITSMEPAVDEKMSDFALTEEDLPRIFEEYENLVDFYIDKKLENEKFTFFHFSIDLSQGPCVIKRLTGCGAGSEYICVTPEGDIYPCHQFVGNEKFKMGSILDSDVKLDRDLQLKFQNAHVYAKEACRECWAKFYCSGGCHANAYNFNGDILKPYSMACEMLKKRVECAIAIKAKQMLGGEADDQTA, from the coding sequence ATGCAATTAGTGCACAAGTTTAGTCTCAAGGGAGTCAACGTTGCGCTTGATGTCAATAGCGGGGCGGTTCATGTAGTAGACAATATAGTATATGAGGTGCTTGATTACTTTGGCGAAAAAAGCATCGAGCAGATAATAGATATATTAGGTGAAAAATACGCTTCGGAGGATATTGTCCAGGCCTACGGGGAGATAGACGAGCTCAAGGAGCAGGGTCTGCTTTACAGCCAGGACACCTATGAGCATAATGAAACGTTTGTAAACAGAAAGCCTGTTGTTAAAGCCATGTGTCTGAATGTTGCGCATGATTGCAATCTAAAATGCGTCTACTGCTTTGCATCGCAGGGCGACTTCGGCGGAGAGCGAAAGCTAATGCCGCTTGAGGTGGGCAAGAAGGCACTTGAATATCTTGTTGCCAATTCAGGCAGCCGAAGAAATCTGGAGGTGGACTTCTTCGGCGGGGAACCGCTTATGAACTGGGATGTAGTCAAAGCTCTAGTGGCATACGGCAACGAAATAGCAGAGCCTAAAGACAAGAATTTCAGATTCACCATAACTACAAATGGCATTCTGCTGGACGATGAAAAGATAGATTTCATCAACAAGTACATGAAAAACGTAGTGCTCAGCCTTGACGGCAGAAAAGATATCAATGACAACATGAGGATTACTTGGAACGACAAGGGCAGCTATGATACCATAGTCCCAAAGTTCAAAAAGCTAGTCGAGAGCAGGGGCGAAAAGGAATATTTCATAAGGGGAACATTCACAAGGCATAACCTTGACTTTGCAAAGGACGTAGAACATTTTGCAAGCGAGGGCTTCAACATAACATCCATGGAGCCTGCGGTAGACGAGAAGATGAGCGATTTTGCTCTCACGGAAGAGGATCTGCCCAGGATATTCGAGGAATATGAAAATCTTGTAGATTTCTACATCGACAAGAAGCTTGAAAACGAAAAATTCACATTTTTCCACTTCAGCATAGACCTCAGCCAGGGGCCGTGTGTCATAAAAAGGCTTACAGGGTGCGGAGCCGGATCTGAGTATATCTGCGTAACACCTGAGGGCGACATATACCCTTGCCACCAGTTTGTAGGAAATGAAAAATTCAAAATGGGAAGCATACTTGATTCGGACGTCAAGCTGGATCGGGATTTGCAGCTTAAATTCCAGAACGCCCACGTATATGCAAAAGAAGCATGCAGGGAGTGCTGGGCGAAGTTCTACTGTTCAGGAGGCTGTCATGCGAATGCTTACAATTTCAACGGTGATATACTAAAGCCTTATTCAATGGCGTGCGAGATGCTCAAAAAGAGAGTCGAATGCGCAATAGCCATAAAGGCTAAGCAAATGCTTGGAGGTGAGGCTGATGATCAGACCGCTTGA
- the secF gene encoding protein translocase subunit SecF has product MKIIEKKKIWFGASAAFIVAGLIAALLFGFNYGIDFTGGTVMEMNLHKNVSIAEIKEMSKEIDSNITINKLGADKTVVQLKTIKDMDSQKINGFFETFKAKYNLEDTDLLKAEQIGPSVGNEIKNKAMLAVFVSTIFMLIYISFRFELSYGVAAIVSLVHDVLFMLAFYALFRIPLNSTFIAAILTVVGYSINDTIVVFDRIRENIGNYKKSEYATLANDSIKQTLIRTMNTSLTTIVTISALYIFGVDAIKEFTLPLIAGIMVGTYSSIFIASPVWVSFKQKQKFS; this is encoded by the coding sequence ATGAAAATTATCGAGAAAAAGAAAATCTGGTTTGGAGCCTCTGCAGCGTTTATCGTGGCAGGTCTCATAGCGGCTCTATTGTTTGGCTTTAATTACGGGATTGATTTCACCGGTGGAACTGTAATGGAAATGAATCTGCACAAGAATGTTTCTATTGCAGAGATAAAGGAGATGTCGAAGGAAATCGACAGCAACATCACCATAAACAAGCTGGGTGCAGATAAGACTGTTGTGCAGCTCAAAACTATAAAGGATATGGACAGCCAAAAAATTAACGGCTTTTTTGAAACGTTCAAGGCAAAATATAATCTTGAAGACACAGATCTACTCAAGGCCGAGCAGATAGGCCCTTCGGTGGGCAACGAGATAAAGAACAAGGCTATGCTGGCGGTGTTTGTTTCAACTATATTCATGCTCATATATATAAGCTTCAGATTCGAGCTTTCTTATGGGGTGGCAGCAATAGTATCGCTTGTGCACGATGTGCTTTTCATGCTGGCCTTCTATGCGCTGTTTAGAATCCCGCTAAACAGCACGTTCATAGCAGCAATACTCACTGTTGTGGGATATTCTATAAACGATACGATAGTAGTATTCGACAGAATAAGGGAAAACATAGGCAATTACAAAAAGAGCGAATACGCAACCCTTGCCAATGACAGCATTAAGCAGACATTAATAAGGACAATGAACACTTCTCTTACAACAATAGTGACAATATCCGCGCTCTACATCTTCGGGGTTGACGCGATAAAGGAGTTCACGCTTCCGCTTATAGCAGGCATAATGGTGGGAACATACTCGTCGATATTCATAGCAAGCCCCGTTTGGGTGAGTTTCAAACAAAAACAAAAGTTTTCATAA
- a CDS encoding ABC1 kinase family protein — protein sequence MLYMRPKNLRRYRQILHVLMKYGFTYLVEKMNIDDYIYRSPGGMSDEIKNMTHEERIKSAIVELGPTFIKLGQILSTRGDLLDDAIIEQLSKLQDDVEAFSFEKVGEIFYNEMGITIEEAFLEFEKSPMAAASIGQVHRARTRKGKRVIVKVQRPGIEAVISSDTDILYFVAKLLQERIDKKSATNYMEIVDEFSASIKREMDYNFEARNCEKFAQIHKNDEDIYIPRVYWEFTSKKVLALEMVEGVKISDVDEIKRRGWDCKTAAFIEAKAFMKQVFSYGFFHADLHPGNVFVLDKGTIAFVDFGIVGVIDKDTKKLINQIFSSINDNNVDGIVDCLVQLDAVDPDSNIRKLKEDLSFYIYYYYNTPLERISITELIREFLYFARKNRVALPTGFTMLAKTIVTLEGTGKKLYPEFSISMLMDEFLRQSYMDIERYRESARETRYYIESILRDVKSIPEQIRWMLNRIRKNNIRISVEEIRFSLLEREISKMTNRLSASLIISAIIVGSSIVIVSGKGPDIKGYPAIGLLGYSIATIMGFFLVFSMLFSRNRNK from the coding sequence ATGCTATACATGAGGCCAAAGAACCTTAGAAGATACAGGCAGATACTCCATGTGCTTATGAAATACGGATTTACATACCTCGTGGAAAAAATGAACATAGACGACTACATATACAGATCCCCGGGCGGCATGAGCGACGAGATAAAAAACATGACTCATGAGGAGCGCATCAAAAGCGCCATTGTGGAGCTCGGGCCAACATTCATAAAGCTAGGCCAGATACTCAGCACCAGAGGCGACTTGCTTGATGATGCAATAATCGAGCAACTTTCGAAGCTCCAGGACGATGTCGAAGCATTTAGTTTTGAAAAGGTCGGGGAGATATTCTATAATGAGATGGGAATTACCATAGAGGAGGCCTTCCTTGAATTCGAGAAAAGCCCAATGGCAGCTGCATCAATAGGCCAGGTTCACAGGGCAAGGACAAGGAAAGGCAAGCGTGTAATAGTAAAAGTGCAAAGGCCCGGCATAGAAGCGGTCATATCCTCCGATACAGACATACTCTATTTTGTGGCTAAGCTGCTTCAGGAGCGCATAGACAAAAAAAGTGCTACAAATTATATGGAAATTGTTGACGAATTCAGTGCCAGCATAAAAAGGGAGATGGATTACAATTTTGAGGCCAGAAATTGCGAAAAATTCGCCCAGATCCACAAGAACGACGAGGATATCTACATACCAAGGGTGTACTGGGAGTTCACATCAAAAAAGGTGCTTGCGCTCGAGATGGTTGAAGGAGTCAAGATAAGCGATGTAGATGAGATAAAGAGAAGGGGCTGGGACTGCAAAACTGCAGCATTTATAGAAGCAAAGGCTTTTATGAAGCAGGTATTTAGTTACGGATTTTTCCACGCCGACCTGCACCCTGGGAATGTGTTTGTGCTCGACAAGGGCACGATAGCGTTTGTGGATTTTGGGATAGTAGGCGTAATAGACAAGGACACAAAGAAGCTAATAAATCAGATTTTTTCATCAATCAACGACAACAATGTAGACGGCATTGTCGACTGTTTGGTTCAGCTGGATGCTGTCGACCCTGATTCTAATATCAGAAAGCTCAAGGAGGACCTTAGCTTCTACATCTACTACTACTACAATACTCCGCTTGAGAGAATAAGCATAACAGAGCTTATAAGGGAATTCCTCTACTTTGCACGAAAAAACAGAGTAGCGCTGCCTACAGGCTTCACCATGCTTGCAAAGACAATAGTGACGCTTGAAGGCACGGGGAAAAAGCTTTATCCGGAATTTTCAATATCGATGCTGATGGATGAATTCTTAAGACAAAGCTACATGGACATAGAAAGGTACAGGGAATCAGCCAGAGAAACAAGGTATTACATCGAGTCAATACTAAGGGACGTAAAAAGCATCCCGGAACAGATAAGGTGGATGCTGAACCGAATACGGAAGAACAATATTAGGATTTCTGTAGAGGAGATAAGGTTTTCTCTGCTCGAAAGGGAAATCTCAAAAATGACAAACAGGCTTTCAGCGAGCCTTATAATATCAGCTATAATAGTGGGCTCCTCGATTGTAATTGTATCGGGAAAAGGGCCGGACATCAAAGGATATCCTGCCATTGGGCTTTTGGGATATTCAATTGCTACAATCATGGGATTCTTTCTTGTGTTTTCCATGCTTTTTTCAAGGAACAGGAACAAATAG
- the yajC gene encoding preprotein translocase subunit YajC — MQQLQALIFPLALLAFFYFFLIKPQQKRQKEITMLRENLRIGDLVVTIGGIEGTIVQVREDSVVLEIEPDGLKLTFERWAIGKLKEVKSDTEVE, encoded by the coding sequence ATGCAGCAGCTTCAAGCGTTGATATTCCCGTTAGCTTTACTTGCATTTTTCTATTTTTTCCTGATAAAGCCTCAGCAAAAGCGCCAAAAAGAGATTACAATGCTCAGGGAAAACCTGAGGATAGGTGACCTGGTGGTGACAATTGGCGGCATAGAGGGAACTATAGTCCAGGTGAGAGAGGATTCGGTAGTCCTCGAGATTGAGCCTGACGGACTCAAGCTTACATTTGAAAGATGGGCTATAGGAAAGCTAAAGGAAGTCAAATCAGACACGGAAGTTGAATAA
- the tgt gene encoding tRNA guanosine(34) transglycosylase Tgt: MAIRYELIKVCKQTGARLGKLHTPHGVIDTPIFMPVGTQATVKAMTPEELKEIEAQIILSNTYHLYIRPGHDIVKKAGGLHKFMNWDRPILTDSGGYQVFSLGPLRKIKEEGVEFRSHLDGSKHFISPEKAIEIENALGADIIMAFDECAPYPADREYVKNSLERTTRWAKRCKEAHKNTDNQALFGIIQGGMYKDLREQSAREITAIDLPGYAIGGLSVGEPKPLMYEVLDYTVPLMPSDKPRYLMGVGSPDDLIEGVLRGIDMFDCVLPTRIARNGTAFTSGGKVVVRNAIYQEDFTPLDPECDCYTCRNYTKAYLRHLVKCNEILASRLLTYHNLYFLINLMKNVRQAIMDDRLMDFRNEFFEKFGYEK, encoded by the coding sequence ATGGCAATAAGATACGAACTAATCAAAGTCTGCAAGCAGACCGGCGCCAGGCTGGGCAAGCTCCATACGCCGCATGGGGTGATAGACACGCCGATATTCATGCCAGTTGGAACACAGGCAACTGTCAAGGCGATGACTCCAGAGGAGCTCAAGGAAATAGAGGCTCAGATAATACTCAGCAACACATACCACCTCTATATAAGGCCGGGCCACGATATAGTTAAAAAAGCGGGCGGGCTCCATAAGTTCATGAACTGGGACAGGCCCATACTTACAGATAGCGGAGGATACCAGGTGTTCAGCCTTGGGCCGCTGAGAAAGATAAAAGAAGAGGGCGTGGAGTTTCGCTCGCATCTTGACGGCTCCAAGCACTTTATCAGCCCTGAAAAGGCCATAGAAATAGAAAACGCCCTCGGCGCAGATATAATAATGGCATTTGACGAGTGTGCACCTTATCCTGCAGACAGGGAATATGTGAAAAACTCACTCGAGAGAACTACTAGATGGGCCAAAAGGTGCAAGGAGGCGCATAAGAATACTGACAACCAGGCATTGTTTGGAATAATTCAGGGTGGAATGTACAAGGACCTTCGCGAGCAGTCGGCCAGAGAAATCACCGCGATTGACCTGCCGGGCTATGCAATAGGCGGACTTAGTGTTGGAGAGCCAAAGCCGCTTATGTACGAGGTGCTTGACTACACGGTGCCGCTGATGCCGTCGGACAAGCCAAGATACCTAATGGGCGTAGGAAGTCCTGACGACCTCATAGAAGGCGTTCTAAGAGGCATAGACATGTTTGATTGCGTGCTGCCTACAAGGATAGCCAGAAACGGCACTGCGTTCACGAGTGGAGGCAAGGTTGTAGTAAGGAATGCGATCTACCAGGAGGATTTTACGCCTCTTGATCCGGAGTGCGACTGCTACACCTGCAGGAACTATACGAAGGCGTACCTCAGGCACCTTGTAAAGTGCAATGAAATACTCGCTTCAAGGCTTCTGACATACCACAATCTCTATTTCCTTATCAACCTCATGAAAAACGTGAGACAGGCCATAATGGACGACAGGCTCATGGACTTTAGAAATGAGTTTTTTGAAAAGTTTGGTTATGAAAAATAG
- the scfA gene encoding six-cysteine ranthipeptide SCIFF: MKQKHIKTLSGANLKKSASKGGCGECQTSCQSACKTSCTVGNQSCEK, encoded by the coding sequence ATGAAACAAAAACACATAAAAACTCTTTCTGGAGCAAACCTGAAAAAGAGCGCATCTAAGGGCGGATGCGGAGAATGCCAGACTTCATGCCAGTCAGCATGCAAAACTTCATGCACAGTAGGAAATCAGAGCTGCGAGAAGTAA
- a CDS encoding gamma carbonic anhydrase family protein, whose protein sequence is MIRPLDGYSPDIPKSCFVAHSADVIGRVSMGENTNIWYNCVLRGDIEEIMIGENTNVQDGTVIHIGMETKTIIGDYVTIGHRAILHGCKIGNYSLIGMGSIVLDGAQIGDYSIIGAGSLVPPQKKIPSGVLAFGNPIKIVRELTEEEKRSLENSAVDYVAFAEKHK, encoded by the coding sequence ATGATCAGACCGCTTGATGGATATTCCCCGGATATTCCAAAGAGCTGTTTTGTAGCCCATTCTGCTGATGTAATAGGCAGGGTCAGCATGGGAGAAAACACAAACATATGGTACAACTGCGTTCTAAGGGGCGATATCGAAGAGATAATGATCGGTGAAAACACTAACGTGCAGGATGGCACAGTGATTCACATAGGCATGGAGACAAAAACCATCATAGGCGATTATGTGACAATAGGGCATAGAGCCATACTCCACGGCTGCAAGATAGGAAACTACAGCCTCATAGGCATGGGAAGCATAGTGCTCGATGGAGCACAGATTGGCGACTACAGCATAATCGGAGCAGGAAGTCTTGTTCCTCCCCAAAAGAAGATACCCTCAGGAGTTCTGGCATTTGGGAATCCAATAAAGATAGTAAGGGAGCTCACAGAGGAAGAAAAACGTTCACTTGAAAATTCTGCCGTAGATTACGTAGCTTTTGCAGAAAAACATAAATAG